In one window of Pristiophorus japonicus isolate sPriJap1 chromosome 9, sPriJap1.hap1, whole genome shotgun sequence DNA:
- the LOC139273421 gene encoding histone H2B 1.2-like has protein sequence MPEEKKSVTAKKGAKKVIKKTPPKSGKKRRKSRKESYSIYIYKVMKQVHPDTGISSKAMGIMNSFVNDIFERIASEASRLAHYNKRSTISSREIQTAVRLLLPGELAKHAVSEGTKAVTKYTSSK, from the coding sequence atgcctgaagagaagaaatcagttactgccaagaaaggcgccaagaaagtgatcaagaaaacaccaccgaagagCGGTAAGAAGCGCaggaagtcgaggaaggagagttactccatctacatctacaaagtgatgaagcaggttcaccccgacaccggcatctcctccaaggccatgggcatcatgaactcttttgtgaacgatatttttgagcgcatcgcgagtgaggcttcccgcctggcccattacaacaagcgatcCACCattagctcccgggagatccagaccgccgtgcgcctgctgcttcccggggagctggccaagcacgccgtgtcggaagggacaaaggcggtgaccaagtacaccagttccaagtaa
- the LOC139273411 gene encoding histone H1-like — protein sequence MTDTAAAETAPPAAATQPKAPSKKKAAPRSKPAGPTLGEQILKAVADGSDRKGMSLAAIKKALAAKGVDVEKRGSQIRFSIKRNVTNGFLVQTKGTGASGSFKVAKKENQGKVGRKVKKPAAKKSPAKKSPAKKLATKKSPAKKPATKKSPAKKTSTKKALTVKKTAKAAAGKKAAAAKPKSPKKASGAKVKAAKKVGKPRAKAKSAKPKKAAHKK from the coding sequence atgactgacactgcagccgccgaaacggcCCCTCCTGCCGCCGCCACACAAcccaaggctcccagcaagaagaaggcggctccccgctccaagccagCCGGTCCCACGTTGGGCGAACAGATCCTAAAGGCTGTGGCCGATGGcagcgatcgcaaggggatgtccctggccgcgataaagaaggctctggcggccaaaggcgtggatgtggagaagcgcgggtcccagatcaggttcagtatcaagaggaatgtgacaaatggcttcctggtgcagaccaagggcacgggcgcctcgggctccttcaaagtcgcgaagaaggaaaaccaggggaaagtgggaaggaaggtgaagaaaccagcagccaagaaatctccagccaagaaatctccggccaagaaacTAGCAAccaagaaatctccggccaagaaaccagcaaccaagaaatctccagccaagaaaacgagcaccaagaaggcgctaacagtaaaaaagacagcgaaagcggcggctgggaagaaggcggcagcggcgaagcccaagagccccaagaaggcctcgggcgcaaaggtgaaggcggccaaaaaggtgggaaaaccgagggccaaggccaaatcagcaaaacccaagaaagcagcacacaaaaagtaa
- the LOC139273436 gene encoding histone H4, with the protein MSGRGKGGKGLGKGGAKRHRKVLRDNIQGITKPAIRRLARRGGVKRISGLIYEETRGVLKVFLENVIRDAVTYTEHAKRKTVTAMDVVYALKRQGRTLYGFGG; encoded by the coding sequence ATGTCTGGTCGAgggaaaggaggcaaaggactgggtaaaggcggagccaagcggcaccgtaaagtgctccgtgataacatccagggcatcaccaaaccagcaatccgccgcctggctcgccgtggcggtgtcaagcggatttcgggcctgatctacgaggagactcgcggggtgctgaaggtttttctggagaatgtgatcagggatgcagtcacctacactgagcacgccaaacgcaagacggtcactgccatggatgtggtgtatgctctgaaacggcagggccgcactctctatggattcggcggctga
- the LOC139274066 gene encoding histone H2B 1.2-like gives MKEKKPASKKGAKKVSKKTPPKAGKKRRKSRKESYSIYIYKVMKQVHPDTGISSKAMGIMNSFVNDIFERIAGEASRLAHYNKRRTSSSREIQTAVRLLLPGELAKHAVSEGTKAPSKTTRYPNNKPQTQWLF, from the exons atgaag gaaaagaaaccagcttcgaaaaagggtgccaagaaagttagcaagaaaacaccaccgaaggccggcaagaagcgccgaaagtcgaggaaggagagttactctatctacatctacaaagtgatgaagcaggttcaccccgacaccgggatctcctccaaggccatgggcatcatgaactcgtttgtaaacgatattttcgagcgcatcgcgggtgaggcttcccgcctggcccattacaacaagcgccgcaccagcagctcccgggagatccagaccgccgtgcgcctgctgctgcccggggagctggccaagcacgccgtgtcggaagggacaaaggctccAAGTAAAACTACACGCTATCCTaacaacaaaccccaaacacaatggctcttttaa